Proteins encoded by one window of Bradyrhizobium sp. B097:
- a CDS encoding D-amino-acid transaminase, which produces MEKIAYVNGSFVPHSEAKVSVFDRGFLFADGIYEVAAVLEGKLIDNASHLARLKRSVGEIQLALPETLERIEEIQKELVKRNDLVNGMVYLEVTRGADKGRDFAFPKADVKPTLVMFTSEKDIINAPSAKTGINVITVPDIRWERRDIKSVALLAQVLAKQAAAAAGAGEAWMIEDGKVTEGGSSSSFIVTQDDVIVTRQNGNEILPGCTRKAVVKLAEERQLRIEERAFTVEEALAAKEAFITSASVFVQGVVAIDGKTVGGGKVGPITDRLREIYVEFARATAV; this is translated from the coding sequence GTGGAAAAGATCGCTTACGTCAACGGCTCGTTCGTGCCGCATTCGGAGGCCAAGGTCTCGGTGTTCGACCGCGGATTCCTGTTCGCCGACGGCATCTACGAGGTGGCGGCGGTGCTCGAGGGCAAGCTGATCGACAACGCCTCGCATCTGGCGCGGCTGAAGCGCTCGGTCGGCGAGATCCAGCTGGCGCTCCCCGAGACGCTGGAGCGGATCGAGGAGATCCAGAAGGAGCTGGTCAAGCGCAACGACCTCGTCAACGGCATGGTCTATCTCGAGGTCACCCGCGGTGCCGACAAGGGGCGCGACTTCGCCTTCCCGAAGGCCGACGTCAAGCCGACCCTTGTGATGTTCACCTCGGAAAAGGACATCATCAACGCGCCATCGGCCAAGACCGGCATCAACGTGATCACGGTGCCCGACATCCGCTGGGAGCGGCGCGACATCAAGAGCGTCGCGCTGCTGGCACAGGTGCTGGCCAAGCAGGCCGCGGCCGCGGCCGGCGCCGGCGAAGCCTGGATGATCGAGGACGGCAAGGTCACCGAGGGCGGCTCGTCCTCGTCCTTCATCGTCACCCAGGACGACGTCATCGTGACCCGGCAGAACGGCAACGAGATCCTGCCCGGCTGCACCCGCAAGGCCGTCGTCAAACTTGCCGAGGAGCGTCAGCTTCGCATCGAGGAGCGCGCCTTCACGGTCGAGGAGGCGCTCGCCGCCAAGGAAGCCTTCATCACCAGCGCCTCGGTGTTCGTGCAGGGCGTGGTCGCGATCGACGGCAAGACCGTCGGCGGCGGCAAGGTCGGCCCGATCACCGACCGCCTGCGCGAGATCTATGTCGAGTTCGCCCGCGCGACGGCGGTTTGA
- a CDS encoding amino acid ABC transporter permease, which produces MNYNWNWHIFLEPNPMGTGTYLDLLLAGLVVTIKVSVLAWIIALVCGTVIGVLRTLPSRTASWIGFCWVEFFRNMPLLVQLFLWFFVLPELLPKSAGLWLKQLPNAPFWTAAVGVGLFMSARVAVQLQAGIGSLPRGQKQASTALGLTTVQTYRYVLLPMAFRIILPPLTSEFLNTIKNSAVAITIGLIELTGQARSMQEFSFQVFEAFTAATVLYLLLNFVVVTAMRFLERYVAIPGYITGK; this is translated from the coding sequence GTGAACTACAATTGGAACTGGCACATCTTTCTCGAGCCGAACCCGATGGGGACCGGCACCTATCTCGACCTGTTGCTGGCGGGACTGGTGGTCACCATCAAGGTGTCGGTGCTCGCCTGGATCATCGCGCTGGTCTGCGGCACGGTGATCGGCGTGCTGCGCACGCTGCCGTCGCGGACGGCGTCGTGGATCGGCTTCTGCTGGGTCGAGTTCTTCCGCAACATGCCGCTGCTGGTGCAGCTCTTCCTGTGGTTCTTCGTGCTGCCCGAGCTGCTGCCAAAATCCGCCGGGCTGTGGCTGAAACAGTTGCCGAACGCGCCGTTCTGGACCGCCGCGGTCGGCGTCGGCCTCTTCATGTCGGCGCGCGTCGCCGTGCAATTGCAGGCCGGCATCGGCTCGCTGCCGCGTGGCCAGAAGCAGGCTTCGACCGCGCTCGGCCTCACCACGGTGCAGACCTATCGCTACGTGCTGCTGCCGATGGCGTTCCGCATCATCCTGCCGCCGCTGACCTCCGAGTTCCTCAACACCATCAAGAACAGCGCGGTCGCCATCACCATCGGCCTGATCGAATTGACCGGCCAGGCGCGTTCGATGCAGGAGTTCTCGTTCCAGGTGTTCGAGGCGTTCACCGCGGCAACCGTGCTCTATCTTCTCCTCAATTTCGTCGTGGTCACCGCGATGCGCTTCCTCGAGCGTTATGTCGCGATCCCCGGCTACATCACGGGCAAATGA
- a CDS encoding ABC transporter permease subunit (The N-terminal region of this protein, as described by TIGR01726, is a three transmembrane segment that identifies a subfamily of ABC transporter permease subunits, which specificities that include histidine, arginine, glutamine, glutamate, L-cystine (sic), the opines (in Agrobacterium) octopine and nopaline, etc.), translating to MLGNLDFDVIRRSLPYLFFEGMRFTLTLTALAAFGGLVFGTLIALMRLSSYKVLGRIAGFYVDFIRSLPLVLVIFWFYFLVPYIGQWVTGASRPISVGAFASSLITFVAFEAAYFSEIMRAGIQSISRGQPAAASALGLTYAQSMRYVVLPQAFRNMLPVLLTQTIVLFQDTSLVYVLSIPDFLGAASKVAQRDGRLVEMYLFAALVYFVISCVASFGVRRLQARIAIVR from the coding sequence ATGCTCGGCAATCTCGATTTCGACGTCATCCGCCGCTCGCTACCCTATCTGTTCTTCGAGGGTATGCGCTTCACCCTGACCCTGACGGCGCTCGCGGCGTTCGGCGGCCTCGTGTTCGGCACCCTGATCGCCCTGATGCGGTTGTCGAGCTACAAGGTGCTCGGGCGCATCGCGGGCTTCTATGTCGACTTCATCCGCTCGCTGCCGCTGGTGCTGGTGATCTTCTGGTTCTACTTCCTGGTGCCTTACATCGGGCAGTGGGTGACCGGCGCGTCGCGGCCGATCTCGGTCGGCGCCTTCGCCTCCTCGCTGATCACCTTCGTCGCATTCGAGGCGGCCTATTTCTCCGAGATCATGCGCGCCGGCATCCAGTCGATCTCGCGCGGCCAGCCGGCCGCGGCCAGCGCGCTCGGCCTGACCTACGCGCAGTCGATGCGCTACGTCGTGCTGCCGCAGGCGTTCCGCAACATGCTGCCGGTGCTGCTGACGCAGACCATCGTGCTGTTCCAGGACACCTCGCTGGTCTACGTGCTGTCGATCCCGGATTTCCTCGGCGCCGCCAGCAAGGTTGCGCAGCGCGACGGCCGCCTGGTCGAAATGTACCTGTTCGCCGCGCTGGTCTACTTCGTCATTTCCTGTGTCGCGTCCTTTGGCGTGCGCCGCCTGCAGGCGCGAATCGCCATTGTTCGCTGA
- a CDS encoding amino acid ABC transporter ATP-binding protein — translation MIEINHVNKWYGPSFQALKDCTTSVAKGEVVVVCGPSGSGKSTLIKCVNALEPIQGGDIILDGIKVNDPKTDLPKLRSRVGMVFQHFELFPHLRIIDNLCLAQEKVLGRKHDDAVVTATKLLDRVGLKDHAKKFPAELSGGQQQRVAIARALAMNPIAMLFDEPTSALDPEMISEVLDVMVDLAREGMTMMVVTHEMGFANKVADRVIFMDRGEIVEDAKKADFFGTPRSDRAQKFLSKILQH, via the coding sequence ATGATCGAGATCAATCACGTCAACAAATGGTACGGGCCGAGCTTCCAGGCGCTGAAGGATTGCACCACCAGCGTCGCCAAGGGCGAGGTGGTCGTGGTCTGCGGCCCGTCGGGTTCGGGCAAGTCGACCCTGATCAAATGCGTCAACGCGCTGGAGCCGATCCAGGGCGGCGACATCATCCTCGACGGCATCAAGGTCAACGATCCCAAGACCGATCTGCCGAAGCTGCGCTCGCGCGTCGGCATGGTGTTCCAGCACTTCGAATTGTTTCCGCATCTGCGGATCATCGACAATCTCTGCCTCGCACAGGAGAAGGTTCTGGGCCGCAAGCATGACGATGCCGTGGTCACGGCCACGAAGCTGCTCGATCGCGTCGGGCTGAAGGATCACGCCAAGAAATTCCCGGCCGAATTGTCGGGCGGCCAGCAGCAGCGCGTCGCGATCGCCCGCGCGCTCGCGATGAACCCGATCGCGATGCTGTTCGACGAGCCGACCTCGGCGCTCGACCCCGAGATGATCAGCGAGGTGCTCGACGTGATGGTCGACCTCGCCCGCGAGGGCATGACCATGATGGTGGTCACCCACGAGATGGGTTTTGCCAACAAGGTCGCCGACCGCGTCATCTTCATGGACCGCGGCGAGATCGTCGAGGACGCCAAGAAGGCCGATTTCTTCGGCACGCCGCGCAGCGACCGCGCGCAGAAGTTCCTGTCGAAGATCCTGCAGCACTGA
- a CDS encoding tripartite tricarboxylate transporter permease, whose product MDTLVNVAHGLGVALLPVNLLYCFIGVFIGTLVGVLPGIGPISAMSLLLPVTLSGTPESGIIMMAGIYYGSMYGGSTTSILVNIPGEAASVVTCIDGHQMAKQGRAGPALGISAFGSFIAGTFSLVALMLVAPSLASVAIAFGPAEYFSLMVLGLVVLTFLTQGSMAKALLMACIGVVLGLVGLDSITAQPRLTFGRIELIDGIGLVPVVMGLFGVAEVLLNTEQAIRRDIINAKITQLLPNKEDWKASAGPVARGTVLGFFLGILPGGGAVVASFASYALEKRLSKHPERFGHGAIEGVAGPESANNSAAGGAFIPLMTLGIPPNVVMALLLGAFVIHGLQPGPLMISQNPTLFWGIVASMYIGNLMLLVLNLPMIGMWVQLLRLPYNVLFPLIILFTIIGVYCSSNNVFDVHVMIAFGVIGYFMRKLGYEPAPLVLAFVLGPMLENNLRKSLILSQGDLMTFVERPISAICLAFALLLLVGPLLPSLRRKRELVALDEGA is encoded by the coding sequence ATGGATACTCTCGTCAATGTCGCCCACGGCCTCGGCGTCGCGCTGCTGCCGGTCAATTTGCTCTATTGCTTCATCGGCGTGTTCATCGGCACGCTGGTCGGCGTGCTGCCCGGCATCGGCCCGATCTCCGCGATGTCGCTATTGCTGCCGGTCACGCTGTCCGGCACGCCGGAGTCCGGCATCATCATGATGGCCGGCATCTACTACGGCTCGATGTATGGCGGCTCGACCACCTCGATCCTCGTCAATATCCCCGGCGAAGCCGCCTCCGTCGTCACCTGCATCGACGGCCACCAGATGGCCAAGCAGGGCCGCGCCGGCCCCGCGCTCGGCATCTCCGCGTTCGGCTCGTTCATCGCTGGCACTTTCTCGCTGGTCGCCCTGATGCTGGTGGCGCCCTCGCTCGCCAGCGTCGCGATCGCGTTCGGCCCGGCCGAGTATTTCAGCCTGATGGTGCTCGGCCTCGTCGTGCTGACGTTCCTCACCCAGGGCTCGATGGCCAAGGCGCTGCTGATGGCCTGCATCGGCGTCGTGCTCGGCCTGGTCGGGCTCGACAGCATCACCGCGCAGCCGCGGCTGACCTTCGGCCGCATCGAGCTGATCGACGGCATCGGCCTCGTGCCTGTCGTGATGGGCCTGTTCGGCGTCGCCGAGGTGCTGCTCAACACCGAGCAGGCGATCAGGCGCGACATCATCAACGCCAAGATCACCCAGCTGTTGCCCAACAAGGAAGACTGGAAGGCGAGCGCCGGTCCGGTGGCACGCGGCACCGTACTCGGCTTCTTCCTCGGCATCCTGCCCGGCGGCGGTGCCGTGGTGGCATCGTTTGCATCCTATGCGCTGGAGAAACGGCTGTCGAAGCATCCGGAGCGTTTCGGCCACGGCGCGATCGAGGGTGTCGCGGGGCCGGAATCGGCCAACAATTCCGCGGCCGGCGGCGCCTTCATTCCGCTGATGACGCTCGGCATCCCGCCGAATGTGGTGATGGCCCTGCTGCTCGGCGCCTTCGTGATCCACGGCCTGCAGCCGGGACCGCTGATGATCTCGCAGAACCCAACGTTGTTCTGGGGCATCGTCGCCAGCATGTATATCGGCAATCTGATGCTGTTGGTGCTCAACCTGCCGATGATCGGGATGTGGGTGCAGCTGCTGCGGCTGCCCTACAATGTGCTGTTCCCGCTGATCATCCTGTTCACGATCATCGGCGTCTACTGCTCCAGCAACAACGTGTTCGACGTCCATGTCATGATCGCGTTCGGCGTGATCGGCTATTTCATGCGCAAGCTCGGCTACGAGCCGGCGCCGCTGGTGCTGGCCTTCGTGCTCGGGCCGATGCTGGAGAACAATCTGCGCAAGTCGCTGATCCTCTCGCAGGGCGATCTCATGACCTTCGTGGAACGGCCGATCTCGGCGATCTGCCTCGCCTTCGCGCTGCTGCTGCTGGTCGGCCCGCTGCTGCCGTCGCTGCGCAGGAAGCGCGAGCTGGTGGCGCTGGACGAGGGGGCTTAG
- a CDS encoding alpha/beta hydrolase — protein sequence MSGTIMNGHIEPMVGRYVHVEIGGELHRIYFEENGKGIPLVCLHTAGSDARQWRHLLADSAFAENFRVIAFDMPWHGKSNPPKSWTGDEYQLTTNSYTETIRAFCRALRLEKPVVMGCSIGGRIVLNLAIEYAAEFRALIGLEAADFQTPWYDTDWLNRADVHGGEVCAALVSGLIAPQSPAPARMETLWAYKQGGPGVFKGDLYFYRVDGDLRGRVASIDTKVCKLYLLTGEYDFSCTPEDTRRTAAAIGGASVTIMEKLGHFPMSENPDQFRRYIAPVLADILTQ from the coding sequence ATGAGCGGTACGATCATGAACGGCCATATCGAGCCGATGGTCGGCCGCTACGTTCACGTCGAGATCGGCGGCGAGCTGCACCGGATCTATTTCGAGGAGAACGGCAAGGGCATTCCGCTGGTCTGCCTGCATACCGCGGGATCAGACGCGCGGCAGTGGCGGCATCTGCTCGCAGATAGCGCGTTTGCCGAAAATTTCCGCGTCATTGCCTTCGATATGCCCTGGCATGGCAAGTCGAATCCGCCGAAAAGCTGGACCGGCGATGAATACCAACTCACCACCAACAGCTACACCGAGACCATCCGCGCCTTCTGTCGCGCATTGCGGCTGGAGAAGCCTGTCGTGATGGGCTGCTCGATCGGCGGCCGCATCGTGCTCAACCTTGCGATCGAATATGCCGCCGAGTTTCGCGCGCTGATCGGGCTCGAGGCCGCCGATTTCCAGACGCCATGGTACGACACCGACTGGCTCAATCGGGCGGACGTTCACGGCGGCGAGGTCTGCGCCGCGTTGGTGTCGGGGCTGATTGCGCCACAGAGCCCGGCGCCTGCGCGGATGGAAACGCTGTGGGCCTACAAGCAGGGCGGTCCCGGCGTGTTCAAGGGCGACCTGTATTTCTACCGTGTCGACGGCGACCTGCGCGGCCGGGTCGCGTCAATCGATACTAAAGTATGCAAGCTCTATCTCCTCACGGGCGAGTATGATTTCTCCTGCACGCCTGAGGACACGAGGCGGACGGCAGCGGCAATAGGGGGCGCCAGCGTCACGATCATGGAAAAGCTCGGTCATTTTCCGATGAGCGAGAATCCGGACCAGTTTCGCCGCTACATCGCACCCGTCCTCGCCGACATTCTCACGCAGTAA
- a CDS encoding tripartite tricarboxylate transporter TctB family protein, with product MTDQTNVKLRLNNSELWGGLIGLALGGFVIWSGLKLKLGTINDPGSGYVLFYTGILMCVFAISIMVAAVTEGGPSFASRWENARWGKPVLVIVCLTAFAFALEPLGFLLSAIPLMLLLLRVIDPVRWSLAIPLSILAPLGMWWVLKHLLAIQLPSGIFEIG from the coding sequence ATGACAGACCAAACCAACGTCAAACTCCGTCTCAACAACTCCGAGCTCTGGGGCGGGCTGATCGGGCTCGCGCTCGGCGGCTTCGTGATCTGGTCGGGGCTGAAGCTCAAGCTCGGCACCATCAACGATCCCGGCTCCGGCTACGTGCTGTTCTACACCGGCATCCTGATGTGCGTGTTCGCGATCTCGATCATGGTCGCGGCGGTCACCGAGGGCGGTCCGAGCTTCGCCTCGCGATGGGAGAATGCGCGCTGGGGCAAGCCGGTCCTCGTCATCGTCTGCCTCACCGCGTTCGCCTTTGCGCTGGAGCCGCTGGGCTTCCTGCTGTCGGCGATCCCGCTGATGCTGTTGCTGTTGCGGGTGATCGATCCGGTGCGCTGGTCGCTGGCGATCCCGCTGTCCATCCTTGCCCCGCTTGGGATGTGGTGGGTGCTGAAGCACCTGCTCGCGATCCAGTTGCCGAGCGGCATCTTCGAGATCGGTTGA
- a CDS encoding carboxymuconolactone decarboxylase family protein — translation MKPRMNFYQAAPETIKALVAVESQITASGLEQSLIELVKTRASQINGCAYCINMHTEDARKHGETEQRLYLLNAWRESPLYSERERAALAWTEALTLVAETHAPDADYEAVRAQFTDSELVNLTTLIGAINAWNRIAIGFRAVHPVKVKVAA, via the coding sequence ATGAAACCCCGCATGAACTTCTACCAGGCCGCCCCCGAGACCATCAAAGCGCTGGTTGCGGTCGAAAGCCAGATCACCGCGAGCGGCCTCGAGCAATCGCTGATCGAACTGGTCAAGACCCGCGCCTCGCAAATCAACGGCTGCGCCTACTGCATCAACATGCACACCGAAGACGCCCGCAAGCACGGCGAGACCGAGCAGCGGCTCTATCTGCTCAACGCCTGGCGCGAGTCGCCGCTCTACAGCGAGCGCGAGCGCGCGGCGCTGGCCTGGACCGAAGCGCTGACGCTGGTTGCAGAGACGCATGCGCCCGACGCCGACTACGAGGCGGTGCGCGCGCAGTTCACGGACAGCGAGCTGGTCAACCTGACCACGCTGATCGGCGCCATCAACGCCTGGAACCGGATCGCGATCGGCTTCCGCGCGGTGCACCCGGTGAAGGTGAAGGTCGCGGCGTGA
- a CDS encoding amino acid ABC transporter substrate-binding protein: MTSKYLIGLAFAAALGASQAQAEELTGTLKNIKDTGAITLGYRDSSIPFSYLDDNQKPVGYAMDICYKIVDAIKKELKLDKLEVKLNPVTSATRIPLMANGTVDLECGSTTNNAERQKQVSFTNSHFLTASRYVTKKASKINSIDDLKGKTVVSTAGTTNIKQLTEANVARGLSINIIPAKDHAEAFLMVETDRAVAFVMDDILLASLVAGSKSPDDYVISKDAFSKPEPYGIMLRKDDAPFKKVVDGATAALYTSAEGQKIYDKWFNQKIPPKGLNLNVPLGPEMKKQLAKPSDSPDPDAYLVN; encoded by the coding sequence ATGACATCCAAATATCTGATCGGCCTCGCGTTCGCCGCCGCGCTCGGCGCGAGCCAGGCGCAGGCCGAGGAGCTTACGGGAACCCTGAAGAACATCAAGGACACCGGCGCGATCACGCTCGGCTACCGCGATTCCTCGATCCCGTTCTCCTATCTCGACGACAACCAGAAGCCCGTCGGATATGCGATGGACATCTGCTACAAGATCGTCGATGCCATCAAGAAGGAGCTGAAGCTCGACAAGCTCGAGGTCAAGCTCAACCCGGTGACCTCGGCGACGCGTATCCCGCTGATGGCCAACGGCACCGTCGACCTCGAATGCGGCTCGACCACCAACAATGCCGAGCGCCAGAAGCAGGTCTCCTTCACCAACTCGCACTTTCTGACCGCGAGCCGCTACGTCACCAAGAAGGCGAGCAAGATTAACTCGATCGATGATTTGAAGGGCAAGACGGTGGTCTCGACCGCCGGCACCACCAACATCAAGCAGCTCACCGAGGCCAACGTCGCACGCGGGCTGAGCATCAACATCATCCCGGCCAAGGATCATGCCGAGGCCTTCCTGATGGTCGAGACCGACCGCGCGGTCGCCTTCGTGATGGACGACATCCTGCTCGCGAGCCTCGTCGCCGGCTCGAAGTCGCCGGACGACTACGTGATCTCCAAGGACGCGTTCTCCAAGCCCGAGCCCTACGGCATCATGCTGCGCAAGGATGACGCGCCGTTCAAGAAGGTCGTCGACGGCGCCACCGCCGCGCTCTACACCAGCGCCGAGGGCCAAAAGATCTACGACAAGTGGTTCAACCAGAAGATCCCGCCGAAGGGCCTGAACCTCAACGTGCCGCTCGGGCCGGAGATGAAGAAGCAGCTTGCCAAGCCGTCGGATTCACCCGATCCGGATGCCTATCTGGTGAACTGA
- a CDS encoding MDR family MFS transporter codes for MTALQPTANAAALPSPAAPAAPAIPTKTWIAVIGATLGAFMAVLNIQIVNASLADIQGGIGAGIDDGGWISTSYLIAEIVVIPLSGWLAQVFSVRIYLLTNAFLFLVFSGACALAQDLPQMIALRAVQGFTGGVLIPMAFTLIITLLPKAKQPIGLALFALSATFAPAIGPTIGGYLTENWGWQYIFYVNLVPGAVMIAMLYISLDPSPMKLSLIRQGDWLGIITMAIGLAALQTVLEEGNKDDWFGSPFIVRLSVIAAVALIAFLIVEFTVAKPLLNLRLLARRNFGFGMLANFLLGIALYGSVFILPQYLSRIQGYNAEQIGMVLAWTGLPQLVLIPLVPRLMQRFDPRIVIGVGFALFAGSNFMNIYMTNDYAADQLLWPNVIRAVGQALAFAPLSAVATAGIEAENAGSASALFNMMRNLGGAIGIAALQTLLTKREQYHSNVLMQSVSMLEQATRTRIEGLTQYFLNHGVADHADATHRAIAAVGRVVQKQAYILAFSDTFYLLGVALIIALVAALFLKKPGQFAGGGGAH; via the coding sequence ATGACCGCGCTCCAGCCCACAGCCAACGCCGCCGCCCTCCCGTCGCCCGCAGCACCTGCCGCGCCAGCGATCCCGACCAAGACCTGGATCGCGGTGATCGGCGCCACGCTCGGCGCGTTCATGGCGGTGCTCAACATCCAGATCGTCAATGCCTCGCTTGCCGACATTCAGGGCGGCATCGGCGCAGGCATCGATGACGGCGGCTGGATCTCGACCTCCTATTTGATCGCCGAGATCGTGGTGATCCCGCTCTCCGGCTGGCTCGCGCAGGTGTTCTCGGTGCGCATCTATCTGCTCACCAACGCGTTCCTGTTCCTGGTGTTCTCCGGCGCCTGCGCACTGGCGCAGGACCTGCCGCAGATGATCGCGCTGCGCGCCGTGCAAGGCTTCACCGGCGGCGTGCTGATCCCGATGGCATTCACCCTGATCATCACGCTGCTGCCGAAGGCGAAGCAGCCGATCGGGCTTGCGCTGTTCGCGCTGTCGGCGACGTTCGCCCCGGCGATCGGCCCGACCATCGGCGGCTATCTCACCGAGAACTGGGGCTGGCAGTACATCTTCTATGTCAATTTGGTACCGGGCGCCGTGATGATCGCGATGCTGTACATCTCGCTCGATCCGAGCCCGATGAAGCTGTCGCTGATCCGCCAGGGCGACTGGCTCGGCATCATCACCATGGCGATCGGCCTCGCCGCGCTGCAGACCGTGCTCGAAGAAGGCAACAAGGACGACTGGTTCGGCTCGCCCTTTATCGTCCGCCTGTCGGTGATCGCGGCCGTGGCGCTGATCGCCTTCCTGATCGTCGAGTTCACCGTCGCGAAGCCGCTGCTCAATCTGCGCCTGCTCGCCCGCCGCAATTTCGGCTTCGGCATGCTGGCCAACTTCCTGCTCGGCATCGCGCTGTACGGCTCGGTGTTTATCCTGCCGCAATATCTGTCGCGCATTCAGGGCTACAACGCCGAGCAGATCGGCATGGTGCTGGCCTGGACCGGCCTGCCGCAGCTCGTGCTGATCCCGCTGGTGCCGCGCTTGATGCAGCGCTTCGATCCCCGCATCGTCATCGGCGTCGGATTTGCGCTGTTTGCCGGCTCCAACTTCATGAACATCTACATGACCAACGACTATGCGGCCGATCAGCTGCTCTGGCCGAACGTCATCCGTGCCGTCGGTCAGGCGCTGGCATTCGCTCCGCTGTCGGCGGTTGCGACGGCCGGAATTGAGGCGGAGAATGCCGGATCGGCGTCAGCGTTGTTCAACATGATGCGCAACCTTGGCGGCGCCATCGGCATTGCCGCGCTGCAGACACTGCTGACCAAGCGCGAGCAATATCACTCCAATGTGCTGATGCAGTCGGTCTCAATGCTGGAACAGGCGACCCGTACGCGGATTGAGGGATTGACCCAGTATTTCCTGAACCACGGCGTTGCCGATCACGCCGACGCCACCCACCGCGCGATCGCGGCGGTCGGCAGGGTCGTGCAGAAGCAGGCCTACATCCTCGCCTTCAGCGACACCTTCTATCTGCTCGGTGTGGCGCTGATCATAGCGCTGGTGGCGGCGCTGTTCCTGAAGAAGCCGGGCCAGTTCGCTGGCGGCGGCGGTGCACACTAG
- a CDS encoding tripartite tricarboxylate transporter substrate binding protein codes for MVLLAAAGMLLSTAAQAQDYPTKPITLIVPWPAGGSTDISMRAIAESASKVLGQPIAVDNKAGGGGTVGPATMAAGAKPDGYTIAQIPITVFRLPLMQDVSWDPAKDFSYIVHLTGYTFGVTTNAESQFKTWQDVVDFAKKNPGKVTYATPGTGTSLHIGMEQIALMAGGIKLTQVPFKGGAETNAAVLGQHTMLQADSTGWRPLVDAGKLRLLMVWTGARSPNYPDVPTLKELGYPMIYDSPFGIAGPKGMDPKIVAKLHDAFKKAIEDPAVIATLAKYDMVPNYKNTEDYRKFVVEVTESERKVIDTLGLAKK; via the coding sequence ATGGTCCTGCTCGCCGCCGCCGGCATGCTGCTGTCAACAGCGGCGCAGGCGCAGGATTATCCGACCAAGCCGATCACGCTGATCGTGCCGTGGCCGGCGGGCGGCTCGACCGATATCTCGATGCGCGCGATCGCCGAGAGCGCCTCCAAGGTGCTGGGCCAGCCGATCGCGGTCGACAACAAGGCGGGCGGCGGCGGCACCGTGGGTCCCGCGACCATGGCCGCCGGCGCCAAGCCCGACGGCTACACCATCGCGCAGATCCCGATCACCGTGTTCCGCCTGCCGCTGATGCAGGACGTGTCGTGGGATCCGGCGAAGGATTTCTCCTACATCGTCCACCTCACCGGCTACACCTTCGGCGTCACCACCAATGCGGAGTCGCAGTTCAAGACCTGGCAGGACGTGGTCGACTTCGCCAAGAAGAATCCCGGCAAGGTGACCTATGCGACGCCGGGCACCGGCACCTCGCTGCATATCGGCATGGAGCAGATCGCCTTGATGGCCGGCGGGATCAAGCTGACCCAGGTGCCGTTCAAGGGCGGCGCCGAGACCAACGCCGCGGTGCTCGGCCAGCACACCATGCTGCAGGCCGATTCCACCGGCTGGCGGCCGCTGGTCGACGCCGGCAAGCTCCGGCTCTTGATGGTGTGGACCGGCGCGCGCTCGCCGAACTATCCCGACGTGCCGACGCTGAAGGAGCTCGGCTATCCCATGATCTATGACTCGCCGTTCGGCATCGCCGGCCCCAAGGGCATGGATCCCAAGATCGTGGCCAAGCTGCACGACGCCTTCAAGAAGGCGATCGAGGACCCGGCCGTGATCGCGACGCTGGCCAAATACGACATGGTGCCGAACTACAAGAACACCGAGGACTACAGGAAGTTCGTGGTCGAGGTCACCGAGTCCGAGCGCAAGGTGATCGACACCCTCGGGCTGGCGAAGAAGTAA